A genomic segment from Sulfuritalea hydrogenivorans sk43H encodes:
- the phnC gene encoding phosphonate ABC transporter ATP-binding protein, translating to MIQLTDLSVRYRDDLVALQPTSLNFGRGEFTVLLGASGAGKSTLLRSLNLLTRPTTGRVTADDIGAIDGRAALQAHRRRTGMIFQQHQLIGRHTALANVLLGRIGYHSVWRSLFPLPTAEQRIALECLDRVGLLQRALDRVDKLSGGQQQRVGIARALAQQPRLMLADEPVASLDPASSRRVLAQLKRICREDGITTVVSLHQVELAIEYADRVVGLAHGRVVFDGSPDALSAGVQEMIYNQAPAGVAPQASTTALPIPPRSLDLAIIED from the coding sequence ATGATTCAGTTGACCGACCTATCCGTGCGCTACCGCGACGATCTGGTGGCCCTCCAGCCAACCTCGCTAAATTTCGGTCGCGGGGAATTCACGGTATTGCTGGGTGCGTCCGGCGCCGGCAAGTCCACTCTGTTGCGCAGCCTCAATCTCCTGACGCGGCCAACGACCGGCCGCGTGACAGCGGACGACATCGGTGCCATCGACGGCCGCGCCGCACTGCAGGCCCATCGGCGCCGGACCGGCATGATCTTCCAGCAGCACCAGTTGATCGGGCGTCACACGGCGCTGGCCAACGTGCTGCTCGGCCGCATTGGCTACCACTCCGTCTGGCGCAGCCTGTTCCCACTTCCCACGGCGGAGCAGCGCATCGCCTTGGAGTGCCTGGACCGCGTCGGCTTGCTGCAGCGGGCGCTCGACCGCGTAGACAAGCTCAGCGGCGGGCAGCAGCAGCGCGTCGGCATCGCGCGCGCCCTGGCCCAGCAGCCGCGCCTGATGCTGGCCGACGAACCGGTGGCGAGCCTTGATCCGGCGAGTTCGCGTCGGGTACTGGCCCAACTCAAGCGCATCTGTCGCGAAGACGGCATTACCACGGTCGTCAGCCTGCACCAGGTGGAACTTGCCATTGAGTATGCCGATCGCGTCGTCGGCCTGGCCCACGGCCGGGTGGTGTTCGACGGGTCGCCCGACGCGCTGAGTGCCGGCGTGCAGGAAATGATTTACAACCAAGCACCTGCCGGCGTTGCTCCGCAAGCAAGCACCACCGCCCTTCCCATCCCGCCGAGGTCACTTGACCTGGCCATCATCGAGGATTGA